The following are encoded in a window of Rubellicoccus peritrichatus genomic DNA:
- a CDS encoding GntR family transcriptional regulator produces MARTRSEHVKHMKSELIDRLEAGFCRPGSNFCSNRELTMRYGVSYQTAHRIIRELELEGYLHRVPSSGTYIARASDVSEGVALIVHPDWDMGSFGSILLDCLQARFDAEGVSCQQISSVSFSGYIDRRYNIIFGQQNYDLRQVMTQLQYSLMIDAYPGEGLNATFTDTISIDYHQVGLVCGHCMREKVGNGRFALLAGPELNNPYMEFINGITEVVSDCKILYQNDWSYWAALESAHIAQGESYDGFFAVEGNGVAALRSVFGDLVSVVSYGDADYMRSMKAEGVAVSWQRIADEAVRLYRLRNGGDASVGYRSVIESEYVDVMQQDLYKVS; encoded by the coding sequence ATGGCAAGAACAAGAAGTGAGCATGTGAAGCATATGAAGTCCGAGCTGATTGATCGGCTTGAGGCTGGATTTTGTCGTCCTGGCAGTAATTTTTGCTCTAATCGAGAGCTTACTATGCGCTATGGAGTCTCCTATCAGACTGCGCATCGTATTATTCGTGAGTTGGAGTTAGAGGGGTACTTACATCGAGTCCCATCTTCTGGAACTTACATTGCAAGGGCCTCGGATGTTTCTGAGGGGGTTGCTTTGATTGTTCATCCTGACTGGGATATGGGCAGTTTTGGTAGTATTCTCCTGGACTGCCTTCAGGCGCGCTTCGATGCTGAGGGGGTATCTTGTCAGCAGATTAGCAGTGTCTCATTCAGTGGATATATTGATCGAAGATACAATATTATTTTTGGACAGCAAAACTATGATCTTCGTCAGGTTATGACGCAGCTTCAATATAGCCTGATGATTGATGCCTATCCAGGTGAAGGACTTAATGCTACATTTACGGACACGATTTCAATTGATTACCATCAGGTTGGTCTGGTCTGCGGGCATTGTATGAGGGAGAAGGTGGGGAATGGTCGCTTTGCATTGCTCGCTGGTCCCGAGTTGAATAACCCTTATATGGAATTTATTAATGGCATTACTGAGGTAGTGTCCGATTGTAAAATCCTATACCAAAATGATTGGAGTTATTGGGCAGCACTTGAATCTGCTCATATAGCCCAGGGGGAATCCTATGATGGCTTTTTTGCTGTTGAGGGCAATGGAGTAGCAGCCTTACGGAGTGTCTTTGGTGATCTTGTCTCAGTTGTATCTTATGGTGATGCGGATTACATGCGTTCTATGAAGGCAGAGGGTGTTGCTGTTTCATGGCAGCGTATTGCAGACGAGGCCGTTCGTTTGTATAGGTTGCGGAACGGTGGCGATGCAAGTGTGGGCTATCGATCCGTCATCGAATCCGAGTATGTGGATGTTATGCAGCAGGACCTGTATAAGGTCTCTTAA